A genomic window from Silene latifolia isolate original U9 population chromosome Y, ASM4854445v1, whole genome shotgun sequence includes:
- the LOC141630300 gene encoding uncharacterized protein LOC141630300 produces MLVAWLSHTISPEVRALLPKYKNAKKLWDDVHERFGVVDGSRIQQVKAGLQESRQTEGMSVAIYYGKLCQLWDDLDTLEPIISCDCCVNCTSGTRHSARREFDRLHQFLLGLLPGPYASLRSVILAQTPLPSVARVFHMVSQEERVRGLDRATEPAPKVATFNIQSRRPYESRPPPKDPSLMTRTE; encoded by the coding sequence ATGCTGGTGGCCTGGTTGTCTCACACGATCTCTCCGGAGGTCCGTGCTCTATTACCTAAATATAAGAATGCGAAGAAGTTATGGGATGATGTCCATGAGCGGTTCGGGGTTGTTGATGGTTCCCGAATTCAGCAGGTCAAGGCCGGACTCCAAGAATCTCGACAGACCGAAGGTATGTCTGTTGCTATTTATTACGGAAAATTGTGTCAATTATGGGACGATCTTGACACACTTGAACCTATTATATCGTGTGACTGTTGTGTCAATTGCACGAGTGGCACGCGTCACTCTGCTCGCCGTGAATTTGACCGGCTTCACCAATTTCTTCTTGGCTTATTACCTGGTCCGTATGCGTCCCTCCGTTCTGTCATTTTAGCGCAAACTCCCCTGCCTTCTGTAGCTAGGGTGTTTCACATGGTGTCTCAGGAGGAAAGGGTCCGTGGTCTGGATCGTGCAACCGAACCTGCTCCTAAAGTTGCTACCTTTAATATTCAGTCCCGTCGTCCGTATGAGTCTCGGCCTCCTCCCAAAGATCCTTCCCTCATGACTCGGACGGAATGA